Proteins encoded in a region of the Epinephelus lanceolatus isolate andai-2023 chromosome 20, ASM4190304v1, whole genome shotgun sequence genome:
- the LOC117264316 gene encoding G2/M phase-specific E3 ubiquitin-protein ligase-like isoform X1: protein MVELQDRWLLYKARGGNGMRKMSALPFEAEGYTGAMLRNISDGGKRTLYIVPLQDELDLSPLPANAPEFALMPKASCKHCSVEMPVQMLVLHDRKCASQMISDDDNNKFSECLQTPVPGQTEEDHCPQQEEDVQCPICSNIFPVLLIEEHVSHCGQRTKDTTSPERELHTAMDDISCEEDVVMWLKAKVDSSKTFELCVSRDNMLERGFKMWKRKQKATPLNPLRMKFLGEAGIDTGALRKEFLTTMVSGIEQRLFEGGKSKMPKYSVNDFAEELFRTAGEIFATSIAQGGPAPRFLQPWCYEFLASGKLSLDHVLDPSLSPLITTVAEASDLTDYTADILDCGYTGKIDMKHKENILIAIGLHVMTKRMPMLQQLREGLDIYGFSQVMQAKTEECRSLFVAGDDESVDSHYITSHLVPEMSERGCNKQRKEILEHFQDFLHELEVAEPDATSEDTPTVPSVMQWITGQAHRHLLLSDRQNFKITVKFDHDCHNMPNHIICYPTVSACTDTITFPVAHVRL from the exons ATGGTGGAGCTGCAGGACCGGTGGCTGCTTTACAAAGCAAGAG GTGGAAATGGGATGAGAAAAATGTCCGCACTCCCCTTTGAGGCTGAGGGCTACACTGGTGCTATGCTCCGGAATATTTCAGATGGTGGGAAACGCACTCTTTACATAGTACCTCTTCAGGATGAGTTGGACCTCTCACCACTCCCAGCAAATGCCCCAGAATTTGCTTTAATGCCAAAGGCCAGCTGCAAACACTGTTCTGTAGAGATGCCAGTCCAAATGCTGGTTCTACATGACCGAAAATGTGCTAGCCAG ATGATCTCTGATGATGACAACAACAAATTTTCTGAATGTTTGCAAACTCCAGTGCCAGGGCAGACTGAAGAGGACCACTGCCCTCAGCAG gAAGAGGATGTCCAGTGCCCTATATGTAGCAATATCTTCCCCGTCCTGCTTATTGAAGAACATGTCAGTCATTGTGGCCAAAG AACTAAGGACACAACCTCACCTGAGAGGGAGCTCCATACTGCGATGGATGATATCTCATG TGAGGAGGATGTGGTCATGTGGCTGAAAGCAAAGGTGGATTCCAGCAAGACCtttgagctgtgtgtgtctcgAGATAATATGCTTGAAAGAGGTTTCAAGATGTGGAAGCGTAAACAAAAGGCTACACCACTTAATCCCTTAAGGATGAAATTCCTCGGAGAAGCGGGGATCGATACAGGGGCCCTTAGAAAGGAGTTTCTCACAA CAATGGTATCTGGGATTGAGCAACGCCTTTTTGAAGGTGGGAAGTCCAAAATGCCCAAATATTCGGTGAATGACTTTGCTGAAGAGCTCTTCAG GACTGCGGGTGAAATCTTTGCTACAAGCATTGCCCAAGGTGGACCTGCACCACGTTTCCTCCAGCCGTGGTGCTACGAGTTTCTAGCATCTGGCAAGCTCTCATTGGATCACGTCCTGGACCCGAGTTTATCACCGCTAATAACCACA GTTGCAGAGGCGTCCGACTTGACCGACTACACTGCAGACATTCTGGATTGTGGCTATACTGGCAAGATCGACATGAAACACAAAGAGAACATTCTAAT AGCAATCGGTCTGCATGTCATGACGAAAAGAATGCCCATGCTTCAGCAACTCCGTGAGGGCTTGGACATCTACGGCTTCTCCCAAGTGATGCAGGCAAAGACGGAAGAGTGCCGCAGTCTGTTCGTCGCCGGAGACGACGAGTCG GTGGACTCTCATTACATCACTTCCCATCTGGTGCCAGAGATGAGCGAAAGGGGCTGCAACAAGCAACGCAAGGAGATCCTTGAACACTTTCAAGATTTCCTGCACGAGCTGGAAG ttGCTGAACCAGATGCCACGTCTGAAGACACCCCAACTGTACCCTCAGTGATGCAGTGGATTACAGGTCAAGCCCACAGACATCTTCTTCTTTCTGATCGCCAGAACTTCAAGATCACAGTGAAGTTTGACCATGACTGTCACAACATGCCTAACCACATAATCTGTTACCCAACAGTCAGTGCTTGCACGGACACCATAACATTCCCCGTTGCACACGTCAGACTAT
- the LOC117265041 gene encoding NLR family CARD domain-containing protein 3-like: protein MSWTHNTSVVVEGFKILASECQRKLKSNFQKKFQCVFEGIPKAGNPTLLNQIYTELYITEGGTAEVNDEHEVRQIETASRKPDRPETTIRQEDIFKGSPGRDEPIRTVMTKGVAGIGKTVLTQKFTLDWAEDKANQDIQFIFPFTFRELNVLKEKKYSLVELVHHFFPETKEAGICRFEEFQVVFIFDGLDECRLPLDFHNNEILTDVTESTSVDVLLTNLIRGKLLPSARLWITTRPAAANQIPPDCVDMVTEVRGFTDPQKEEYFRKRFRDEEQASRIISHIKTSQSLHIMCHIPVFCWITATVLEDVMKTREEGELPKTLTEMYIHFLVVQTKLKNVKYHGKSESDHHWSPESRKMIESLGKLAFDQLQKGNPIFYESDLTECGIDIRAASVYSGVFTQIFKEERGLYQDKVFCFVHLSVQEFLAALHVHLTFINSGVNLMAEAMQRSTLTHLHQSAVDKALQSPNGHLDLFLRFLLGLSLQTNQNLLRGLLKQTGSSSQTNQETINYIKKKFNQDLSAERSINLFHCLNELNDHSLVEEIQQSLRSGRLSTDELSPAQQDKVDTSNIRTHLERDLGIIITDEQWNHKIQLLALISSVIPNPPQEQGQSQNSEMASSSRPTTGSQIGSPSVQCEMAK, encoded by the exons ATGTCTTGGACTCACAACACATCAGTTGTTGTTGAGGGATTCAAA ATTCTTGCTTCTGAGTGCCAGCGAAAACTGAAATCCAATTTCCAAAAGaagttccagtgtgtgtttgaggggatCCCCAAAGCAGGAAACCCAACCCTTCTGAATCAGATctacacagagctctacatcacagagggagggactgCAGAGGTCAATGATGAACATGAGGTCAGACAGATTGAAACAGCATCCAGGAAACCAGACAGACCAGAAACAACCATCAGACAAGAAGACATCTTTAAAGGCTCACCTGGAAGAgatgaaccaatcagaacagtgaTGACAAAGGGAGTGGCTGGCATTGGGAAAACAGTCTTAACACAGAAGTTCACTCTGGACTGGGCTGAAGACAAAGCCAACCAGGACATACAGTTCATATTTCCATTCACTTTCAGAGAGCTGaatgtgctgaaagagaaaaagtacagcttggtggaacttgttcatCACTTCTTTCCTGAAACCAAAGAAGCAGGAATCTGCAGGTTTGAAGAGTTCCAGGTTGTGTTCATCTTTGACGGTCTGGATGAGTGTCGACTTCCTCTGGACTTCCACAACAATGAGATCCTGACTGATGTTACAGAGTCCACCTCAGTGGATGTGCTGCTGACAAACCtcatcagggggaaactgcttccctctgctcgcctctggataaccacacgacctgcagcagccaatcagatccctcctgactgtgttgacatggtgacagaggtcagagggttcactgacccacagaaggaggagtacttcaggaagagattcagagatgaggagcaggccAGCAGAATCATCTCCCACATCAAGACATCACAAAGCCTCCACATCATGTGCCACatcccagtcttctgctggatcactgctacagttctggaggatgtgatgaagaccagagaggaaggagagctgCCCAAGACCCTGACTGAGATGTACATCCACTTCCTGGTGGTTCAGACCAAACTGAAGAACGTCAAGTATCATGGAAAGTCTGAGTCAGATCATCACTGGAGTCCAGAGAGCAGGAAGATGATTGAGTCTCTGGGAAAACTGGCTTTTGATCAGCTGCAGAAAGGCAACCCGATCTTCTATGAATCAGACCTGACAGAGTGTGGCATCGATATCAGAGCAGCCTCAGTGTACTcaggagtgttcacacagatctttaaagaggagagaggactgtaccagGACAAGGTGTTCTGCTTCGTCCATCTGAGTGTTCAGGAGTTTCTGGCTGCTCTTCATGTCCATCTGACCTTCATCAACTCTGGAGTCAATCTGATGGCAGAAGCAATGCAGCGCTCTACACTAACACATCTCCACCAGAGTGCTGTGGACAAGGCCTTACAGAGTCCAAATGGACACCTGGACTTGTTCCTCCGCTTCCTCCTGGGTCTGTCACTGCAGACCAATCAGAATCTCCTACGCGGCCTGCTgaaacagacaggaagtagcTCACAGACCAATCAGGAAACCATCAACTATATCAAGAAGAAGTTCAACCAGGATCTGTCTGCTGAGAGAAGCATCAATCTGTTCCACTgtctgaatgaactgaatgatcATTCTCTAGTGGAGGAGATCCAACAGTCCCTGAGATCAGGACGTCTCTCTACAGATGAACTGTCTCCTGCTCAACAGGACAAAGTTGACACCTCAAACATACGTACACATTTGGAAAGAGATCTTGgcattattattactgatgaACAATGGAACCATA AAATTCAGCTACTTGCCCTGATTTCCTCAGTTATTCCGAATCCTCCACAAGAACAGGGACAGTCACAGAACAGTGAAATGGCCAGTTCCTCCAGGCCCACCACAGGAAGTCAGATTGGCAGCCCCTCTGTCCAGTGTGAAATGGCCAAGTAG
- the LOC117264316 gene encoding G2/M phase-specific E3 ubiquitin-protein ligase-like isoform X2 — MRKMSALPFEAEGYTGAMLRNISDGGKRTLYIVPLQDELDLSPLPANAPEFALMPKASCKHCSVEMPVQMLVLHDRKCASQMISDDDNNKFSECLQTPVPGQTEEDHCPQQEEDVQCPICSNIFPVLLIEEHVSHCGQRTKDTTSPERELHTAMDDISCEEDVVMWLKAKVDSSKTFELCVSRDNMLERGFKMWKRKQKATPLNPLRMKFLGEAGIDTGALRKEFLTTMVSGIEQRLFEGGKSKMPKYSVNDFAEELFRTAGEIFATSIAQGGPAPRFLQPWCYEFLASGKLSLDHVLDPSLSPLITTVAEASDLTDYTADILDCGYTGKIDMKHKENILIAIGLHVMTKRMPMLQQLREGLDIYGFSQVMQAKTEECRSLFVAGDDESVDSHYITSHLVPEMSERGCNKQRKEILEHFQDFLHELEVAEPDATSEDTPTVPSVMQWITGQAHRHLLLSDRQNFKITVKFDHDCHNMPNHIICYPTVSACTDTITFPVAHVRL; from the exons ATGAGAAAAATGTCCGCACTCCCCTTTGAGGCTGAGGGCTACACTGGTGCTATGCTCCGGAATATTTCAGATGGTGGGAAACGCACTCTTTACATAGTACCTCTTCAGGATGAGTTGGACCTCTCACCACTCCCAGCAAATGCCCCAGAATTTGCTTTAATGCCAAAGGCCAGCTGCAAACACTGTTCTGTAGAGATGCCAGTCCAAATGCTGGTTCTACATGACCGAAAATGTGCTAGCCAG ATGATCTCTGATGATGACAACAACAAATTTTCTGAATGTTTGCAAACTCCAGTGCCAGGGCAGACTGAAGAGGACCACTGCCCTCAGCAG gAAGAGGATGTCCAGTGCCCTATATGTAGCAATATCTTCCCCGTCCTGCTTATTGAAGAACATGTCAGTCATTGTGGCCAAAG AACTAAGGACACAACCTCACCTGAGAGGGAGCTCCATACTGCGATGGATGATATCTCATG TGAGGAGGATGTGGTCATGTGGCTGAAAGCAAAGGTGGATTCCAGCAAGACCtttgagctgtgtgtgtctcgAGATAATATGCTTGAAAGAGGTTTCAAGATGTGGAAGCGTAAACAAAAGGCTACACCACTTAATCCCTTAAGGATGAAATTCCTCGGAGAAGCGGGGATCGATACAGGGGCCCTTAGAAAGGAGTTTCTCACAA CAATGGTATCTGGGATTGAGCAACGCCTTTTTGAAGGTGGGAAGTCCAAAATGCCCAAATATTCGGTGAATGACTTTGCTGAAGAGCTCTTCAG GACTGCGGGTGAAATCTTTGCTACAAGCATTGCCCAAGGTGGACCTGCACCACGTTTCCTCCAGCCGTGGTGCTACGAGTTTCTAGCATCTGGCAAGCTCTCATTGGATCACGTCCTGGACCCGAGTTTATCACCGCTAATAACCACA GTTGCAGAGGCGTCCGACTTGACCGACTACACTGCAGACATTCTGGATTGTGGCTATACTGGCAAGATCGACATGAAACACAAAGAGAACATTCTAAT AGCAATCGGTCTGCATGTCATGACGAAAAGAATGCCCATGCTTCAGCAACTCCGTGAGGGCTTGGACATCTACGGCTTCTCCCAAGTGATGCAGGCAAAGACGGAAGAGTGCCGCAGTCTGTTCGTCGCCGGAGACGACGAGTCG GTGGACTCTCATTACATCACTTCCCATCTGGTGCCAGAGATGAGCGAAAGGGGCTGCAACAAGCAACGCAAGGAGATCCTTGAACACTTTCAAGATTTCCTGCACGAGCTGGAAG ttGCTGAACCAGATGCCACGTCTGAAGACACCCCAACTGTACCCTCAGTGATGCAGTGGATTACAGGTCAAGCCCACAGACATCTTCTTCTTTCTGATCGCCAGAACTTCAAGATCACAGTGAAGTTTGACCATGACTGTCACAACATGCCTAACCACATAATCTGTTACCCAACAGTCAGTGCTTGCACGGACACCATAACATTCCCCGTTGCACACGTCAGACTAT